In one window of Prevotella sp. E13-17 DNA:
- a CDS encoding NYN domain-containing protein → MSTNKENKLAVLFDADNVPYSRVREMLDEVAKYGNPTIKRIYGDWTKPSVSGWKSVLLENAITPVQQYSYTTGKNATDSAMIIDAMDILHVDQVDGFCIVSSDSDFTRLATRLREAGKFVIGMGEKKTPKPFIVSCDKFIYIEILGNNETQNVHDSKTTKEVSKPTKVKDAIGNDIISLLNQSIDDLADDSGWAFLAEVGNLILKKKPDFDPRNYGFPKLTPLIESCKTHFTIDKRNSGDSRIKHVYVKRNG, encoded by the coding sequence ATGAGTACAAACAAAGAAAACAAATTAGCCGTACTATTTGATGCTGACAATGTGCCGTATTCTCGTGTTAGGGAAATGTTGGATGAGGTTGCCAAATATGGCAACCCTACTATAAAGAGGATTTATGGAGATTGGACAAAACCCTCTGTGTCTGGTTGGAAATCAGTTTTGTTAGAGAATGCAATAACACCTGTTCAGCAATATAGTTATACAACAGGGAAAAACGCTACTGATTCTGCTATGATCATTGATGCAATGGACATCTTACATGTCGATCAAGTTGATGGTTTTTGCATCGTGTCGAGCGATAGTGACTTTACTCGTTTAGCAACAAGATTGAGAGAAGCTGGCAAATTTGTCATTGGTATGGGAGAAAAGAAGACGCCTAAACCCTTTATTGTTTCATGTGACAAGTTTATCTATATAGAAATACTTGGCAATAATGAAACTCAAAATGTGCATGATAGCAAAACGACCAAAGAAGTTTCTAAACCAACAAAAGTCAAAGATGCTATTGGAAATGACATAATAAGTCTTCTAAACCAGTCAATAGATGATTTGGCAGATGATAGTGGGTGGGCATTTCTCGCTGAAGTTGGGAATCTTATACTCAAAAAGAAACCAGACTTTGACCCTCGTAACTATGGATTTCCTAAATTGACTCCTTTAATTGAATCTTGTAAAACTCATTTTACGATAGATAAGAGAAATTCTGGAGATAGCCGTATCAAACATGTTTATGTAAAGCGGAATGGCTAA
- a CDS encoding DUF4625 domain-containing protein produces MKKNIVFVFTLLCALCACSSSDDEGNMDKQQPVISDQGIVANPIDCQVYHRCEVMTVHYVFTDNTELGAFNIEIHNNFDHHTHSTSVVECPMDADKAPVKPWIYNQDFSIPAGQRQYEANVNIPIPADVDPGDYHFMIRLTDAAGWQQLHAVAIKVAE; encoded by the coding sequence ATGAAGAAGAATATAGTTTTTGTTTTTACTCTGCTGTGCGCACTTTGTGCGTGCAGCAGCTCTGACGACGAAGGCAATATGGATAAGCAGCAACCCGTCATCAGCGATCAGGGCATCGTTGCAAACCCTATTGACTGTCAGGTGTATCATCGTTGCGAGGTGATGACGGTACACTATGTGTTCACCGACAATACCGAGCTGGGGGCTTTTAATATCGAGATTCACAACAACTTCGATCACCACACCCACAGCACCTCGGTCGTCGAGTGTCCTATGGATGCCGACAAGGCGCCTGTCAAGCCTTGGATCTACAATCAAGACTTCAGCATACCAGCAGGTCAGCGCCAATACGAAGCCAACGTCAACATCCCCATTCCGGCCGACGTTGATCCCGGCGACTATCACTTCATGATACGCTTGACCGATGCTGCTGGTTGGCAACAGTTGCATGCTGTCGCCATCAAAGTAGCAGAATAA
- a CDS encoding TonB-dependent receptor, which produces MTFSILAASLSVVAASSYAEVVPDDTTVVLKEVTVSGQQQRNYLMRTSQTAIQVSHDYLQQHFSGSLMQTLEGIPGVKAMTIGSGQSKPVIRGLGFNRMVVSEDGVKHEGQQWGDDHGLEIDQFAVDRAEVVKGPAALLYGSDAIGGVLNLYTNHIPTEPLSGNIQVFGRSNNEQVGLTAKLGGRHGNWFYRLGATLIDYADYRVPTDSIQYYSYWIKLKDQRLRNTAGCERDGSVTLGYAGYRFHTDVRVSDSYMKSGFFANAHGLEVRLSNIDYDQSRRDVDLPYQWVNHLKVLSHTSWQADHLRLEANLAWQNNHREELTEPVSHGYMPRPEGSLERRFVKNTLTANLGMMLKLSQRHELSVGLNSEYQHNRRGGWGFIIPDFETTSMGLYAIDRYTISDQLKWNAGFRMDHAHTHIDGYRDWFPTPTANGEEYKERSANIDRYFNSLTWSTGVSYGVDHWVLKANVGKSYRVPIPKELGADGVNYHIFRYERGNANLDPEESYQLDLGIHWDNDAFCVQLDPYVNYFPNYIYLNPTSQYVEGLQLYHYTQARVLRYGVEAQATWVVNAHWETELKGEYLYARQQSGQKKGYTLPFSTPWSIDADAKYSFQWLGDNFVGVNAHIVGAQHEIVPPEKPTDGHWTLNLSAGKQVDLKSCKLDIALHADNLLNRRYYDHTSYYRLIDVPEPGRNMSLMVGLTF; this is translated from the coding sequence ATGACATTTTCTATTCTGGCTGCATCGCTGTCGGTGGTGGCTGCCAGTAGCTATGCTGAAGTAGTGCCAGACGATACGACTGTGGTGCTGAAAGAAGTCACGGTGAGTGGACAGCAGCAGCGTAACTATCTGATGCGCACGTCGCAGACGGCGATACAGGTCAGTCACGACTACTTGCAGCAGCATTTTTCGGGGTCGCTGATGCAGACCCTTGAAGGTATTCCCGGCGTGAAAGCCATGACGATTGGCTCTGGCCAGTCTAAGCCTGTGATTCGCGGTCTGGGGTTCAACCGTATGGTGGTCAGCGAAGATGGTGTCAAACACGAAGGCCAACAGTGGGGTGATGACCACGGACTCGAGATTGATCAGTTTGCCGTAGATAGGGCAGAGGTGGTCAAGGGACCAGCTGCGCTACTATATGGTTCAGACGCCATTGGCGGTGTGCTGAACCTATATACCAATCATATCCCGACAGAACCCCTGAGTGGCAACATCCAGGTGTTTGGACGCTCGAACAATGAGCAGGTTGGCTTGACGGCTAAACTGGGCGGAAGACATGGCAACTGGTTCTATCGTCTGGGGGCTACGTTGATAGACTATGCCGACTATCGGGTGCCTACCGACAGTATTCAGTATTATTCCTACTGGATAAAACTGAAGGATCAACGACTGCGCAACACGGCTGGGTGCGAGCGTGACGGCAGTGTGACACTGGGTTATGCAGGCTATCGCTTTCATACAGACGTGCGGGTGTCGGACAGTTACATGAAGAGTGGCTTCTTTGCCAACGCCCACGGACTGGAGGTGCGTCTGTCGAATATCGATTACGACCAGTCGCGACGTGACGTGGACTTGCCTTATCAGTGGGTGAACCACCTGAAAGTGCTGAGCCACACCTCGTGGCAGGCTGATCACCTTCGTTTGGAGGCCAACCTGGCATGGCAGAACAACCACCGCGAAGAACTGACAGAGCCCGTGAGTCATGGCTATATGCCACGTCCAGAGGGATCGTTGGAACGGCGTTTCGTGAAGAACACACTGACGGCCAATCTGGGCATGATGCTGAAACTTTCTCAGCGTCATGAGCTGAGCGTGGGACTGAACAGCGAGTATCAGCACAATCGTCGTGGCGGATGGGGATTTATTATTCCCGACTTTGAGACCACGAGCATGGGGCTTTATGCCATAGACCGCTACACCATCAGCGACCAGTTGAAGTGGAATGCAGGTTTCCGCATGGATCATGCTCATACGCATATCGATGGCTATCGCGACTGGTTCCCGACGCCTACAGCCAATGGCGAGGAGTACAAGGAACGCTCGGCCAACATCGACCGCTACTTCAACAGTCTCACCTGGTCAACGGGTGTCAGCTATGGCGTGGACCACTGGGTGTTGAAGGCCAATGTGGGCAAGAGTTATCGCGTGCCAATCCCTAAGGAGTTGGGCGCCGACGGTGTGAACTACCACATTTTCCGCTATGAGCGTGGCAATGCCAACCTCGACCCTGAGGAGAGTTACCAGCTGGACCTGGGCATCCACTGGGACAACGACGCATTCTGCGTGCAGCTGGATCCCTACGTGAACTATTTTCCCAACTATATCTATCTGAATCCTACGTCACAGTATGTGGAAGGCTTACAACTCTATCACTACACCCAGGCACGCGTGCTGCGCTATGGTGTTGAGGCACAGGCAACATGGGTTGTTAATGCTCACTGGGAGACTGAACTGAAGGGCGAGTATCTCTATGCACGTCAGCAGTCTGGACAGAAAAAGGGCTACACGCTGCCTTTCAGTACGCCGTGGTCCATCGATGCTGATGCAAAGTATTCTTTTCAGTGGCTGGGCGACAACTTCGTGGGTGTGAATGCCCACATCGTGGGAGCACAGCATGAGATTGTGCCGCCAGAGAAACCTACTGATGGACATTGGACCTTGAACCTCTCGGCAGGTAAGCAGGTGGATTTGAAGTCGTGCAAGCTGGACATTGCGCTGCATGCCGACAACCTGTTGAATCGCCGTTACTACGATCACACCAGCTATTATCGCCTCATTGACGTGCCCGAACCGGGACGCAACATGTCATTGATGGTGGGGCTGACGTTCTGA
- a CDS encoding ATP-dependent Clp protease adaptor ClpS yields MAKEQSSVKERQHTNLREPRRYKVLIYNDDFTPMEFVVKILVEIFFKSNTEAEALMLQVHHSDKAVVGIYSYDVALSKVSKATNISREAGHPLRLSVEPEQ; encoded by the coding sequence ATGGCAAAAGAACAAAGCTCTGTCAAAGAAAGACAACACACCAACCTGCGCGAACCACGGCGCTACAAGGTGCTGATATACAACGACGACTTCACACCTATGGAGTTTGTGGTGAAGATTCTCGTAGAGATTTTTTTCAAAAGCAATACCGAAGCCGAGGCGCTGATGCTGCAAGTTCACCACTCCGACAAGGCGGTGGTGGGCATCTACAGCTATGATGTGGCCCTTTCAAAGGTTAGCAAAGCTACAAACATATCACGAGAGGCGGGCCATCCACTCCGCCTATCGGTTGAACCAGAACAGTAA
- the clpA gene encoding ATP-dependent Clp protease ATP-binding subunit ClpA, with the protein MAEIRRTKRATRTLEDAVACCETFRHEFVMPEHLLLALLNDVEFQQTLNLFYSAELLKRKTKEKLAEVEFVPNGCDYDPEISVQLAQIINIAWQQVTFSSANEIDVTHLVTALLQLEDSWAAYLLKDALGEKESNFISLLIDGYELEDHLNSDFNEDDEDDDLFDDYDKHHELAWRQLVTCMNELYEKHNPLIGRDMELARTIQVLCRRDKNNPLHIGEPGVGKTALVWGLARMIAEGRVPDRLKESRIYQLDLGTLLAGTQYRGDFENRIKMIMDGIRNESEANIVYIDEIHTLVGAGATGEGAMDASNMLKPYLEAGSIRFIGSTTYEEYNRHFSRSKGLVRRFQQIDIPEPSPEETKHILRQLQPNYEAFHHVKYDSDAIDFAVDASAKYVNDRFLPDKAIDLIDEAGAAYESKRAEGEPEDAATATVTKADIAEVLAKTCKVDALAVNETSEHLLLEQMAPKMLAKIYGQDEAISQVVEAVQMAHAGLLDDNKPVASLLFVGPTGVGKTEVARMLARVLGIELVRFDMSEYTEKHTVAKLIGSPAGYVGYEDGGLLTDAIRKTPNCVLLLDEIEKAHQDIYNILLQVMDYARLTDNKGRKADFRNAILIMTSNAGAQYAGQAAVGFTGGTSRGAAMLRQVKKTFKPEFINRLSGTVVFNDMDEKMARLILDKKLDELREKLSHKHVTMTLSDEAFDLLLKEGFTQEYGAREMDRIIAHHLKPLLTREILFGSMKQGGNINITTDHGHLSIG; encoded by the coding sequence ATGGCAGAAATCAGACGAACCAAACGGGCTACCCGCACGCTTGAAGATGCTGTGGCATGCTGCGAGACTTTCAGACATGAGTTTGTCATGCCCGAACATCTGCTGTTGGCACTTCTCAACGATGTGGAGTTTCAGCAAACGCTGAACCTTTTCTACTCTGCTGAACTTCTGAAAAGGAAAACGAAAGAGAAGCTGGCAGAGGTAGAGTTCGTGCCAAACGGCTGCGACTACGATCCCGAAATATCAGTACAGCTGGCACAAATCATCAATATCGCATGGCAACAGGTGACCTTTAGCAGCGCAAACGAGATAGACGTGACGCATCTTGTCACTGCCCTGTTGCAGCTGGAAGACTCTTGGGCAGCCTATTTACTGAAAGATGCGTTAGGCGAAAAGGAGAGCAACTTCATCAGTCTGCTCATTGACGGCTATGAACTCGAAGACCATCTGAACAGCGACTTTAACGAAGATGACGAGGACGACGACCTGTTTGACGACTACGACAAGCATCATGAGTTGGCCTGGCGTCAGTTGGTGACGTGCATGAACGAGCTGTACGAGAAGCACAACCCGCTGATAGGACGTGACATGGAACTGGCACGGACCATACAAGTGCTGTGCCGACGCGACAAGAACAACCCACTGCACATCGGCGAACCTGGAGTCGGAAAGACGGCTTTGGTGTGGGGACTGGCCCGAATGATTGCCGAAGGACGAGTGCCCGACCGACTGAAGGAGTCGCGCATCTACCAACTGGACTTAGGCACACTACTGGCCGGCACACAATATCGCGGCGACTTCGAGAACCGCATCAAGATGATTATGGACGGCATTAGGAATGAAAGCGAAGCCAACATCGTGTATATCGACGAGATACACACACTGGTGGGAGCGGGTGCAACGGGCGAAGGGGCCATGGATGCCTCAAACATGCTGAAGCCTTACCTCGAAGCTGGCAGCATTCGCTTTATCGGCAGCACTACCTACGAAGAGTATAACCGCCACTTCTCGCGCTCAAAAGGACTGGTGCGTCGTTTCCAGCAGATAGACATTCCTGAACCATCGCCCGAGGAGACCAAGCATATTCTGCGCCAGCTACAGCCCAACTACGAAGCTTTCCACCATGTGAAGTACGACAGTGATGCCATTGACTTTGCGGTGGATGCCAGCGCCAAATACGTGAACGACCGCTTTCTGCCCGACAAGGCTATCGACTTGATCGACGAAGCGGGCGCTGCCTATGAAAGCAAACGGGCAGAGGGGGAACCTGAAGATGCAGCGACGGCAACGGTGACCAAGGCCGACATTGCCGAGGTGCTGGCAAAAACCTGCAAGGTGGATGCGCTGGCAGTCAACGAGACCAGCGAGCACCTGCTACTGGAGCAGATGGCACCAAAGATGTTGGCAAAGATTTACGGACAGGACGAAGCCATCAGTCAGGTGGTGGAAGCTGTGCAGATGGCGCACGCAGGACTGCTTGACGACAACAAGCCTGTGGCCTCGCTGCTGTTTGTCGGTCCGACCGGCGTCGGGAAGACCGAGGTTGCACGGATGCTGGCCCGCGTGCTGGGCATCGAACTGGTCCGCTTCGACATGAGCGAATACACCGAAAAGCACACTGTGGCCAAACTGATTGGTTCGCCTGCAGGCTACGTGGGCTACGAGGATGGCGGTCTGCTGACCGATGCTATCCGCAAAACCCCCAACTGCGTGCTGCTGCTCGACGAGATTGAAAAGGCGCATCAAGACATCTATAACATTCTGTTGCAAGTGATGGACTATGCCCGTCTGACCGACAATAAAGGACGCAAGGCAGACTTCCGCAACGCGATTCTGATCATGACCTCGAATGCGGGCGCACAATATGCGGGCCAAGCAGCCGTCGGCTTCACGGGGGGCACCTCGCGCGGCGCGGCAATGTTGCGACAGGTAAAGAAGACCTTTAAGCCGGAATTCATCAACCGTCTGTCGGGCACGGTGGTGTTCAACGACATGGACGAGAAGATGGCACGCCTCATCCTCGACAAGAAACTCGACGAGCTGCGCGAGAAACTGAGTCATAAACACGTCACGATGACGCTCAGCGATGAGGCCTTCGACCTGCTCCTAAAGGAGGGATTCACTCAAGAATATGGTGCTCGCGAGATGGATCGTATCATTGCTCATCATCTGAAGCCCCTGCTGACACGCGAGATTCTGTTCGGCAGCATGAAGCAGGGCGGCAACATTAACATCACCACAGACCATGGCCATCTTTCAATTGGATAA
- the aat gene encoding leucyl/phenylalanyl-tRNA--protein transferase, translated as MAIFQLDKRLWFPHPSMGEDDGLIAVGGDLSIDRLLLAYSNGFFPWYSYRDSKEPMWYCPQQRFVIFPDEIHISHSMRQLMRSQRYQVSINKDFDGVIRGCSMAQDRDTTEGAWLGPDMMKAYTEMHRQGFAASVEVWDNEQLVGGLYGVTIGSAFFGESMFSLVPNASKLALIHLAQVLRENGGSLIDCQFETPHLRSMGGRHISYEEYMELIG; from the coding sequence ATGGCCATCTTTCAATTGGATAAGCGATTGTGGTTCCCGCATCCAAGTATGGGCGAGGACGACGGACTGATAGCCGTGGGAGGCGACCTCAGCATCGACCGTCTGCTGCTGGCCTACTCCAACGGATTCTTCCCTTGGTACTCGTATCGCGACAGCAAAGAGCCGATGTGGTACTGTCCGCAGCAGCGCTTCGTCATCTTCCCCGATGAGATACACATCAGCCATTCCATGCGTCAACTCATGCGCAGCCAACGCTATCAGGTGAGCATCAACAAGGACTTCGACGGCGTGATTCGTGGTTGTTCGATGGCTCAAGACCGCGACACCACCGAGGGCGCGTGGCTGGGCCCCGACATGATGAAGGCCTACACCGAGATGCACCGCCAGGGCTTTGCTGCCAGCGTGGAGGTGTGGGACAATGAGCAGCTGGTGGGCGGTCTCTATGGCGTCACCATTGGTTCTGCCTTCTTTGGCGAGAGCATGTTCTCGCTGGTGCCCAACGCGTCGAAACTGGCACTCATCCATCTGGCTCAGGTGTTGCGAGAAAACGGCGGGAGCCTCATCGACTGTCAGTTCGAGACGCCTCATCTCCGCTCTATGGGCGGGCGCCACATCTCCTACGAAGAATATATGGAACTCATCGGATGA